The genomic stretch TATAATGTTAAAGTTTTTTGTTATCAGGATTCTTCAAGAAGAGCACACTCCGTTGCTGCACAAGGGGGAATAAATGCAGCAAAAAACTATAAAAACGATGGTGATAGTGTTTACCGCCTTTTTTATGATATGATAAAAGGTGGTGATTATCGCGCAAGGGAAGCAAATGTATATAGAGCTGCCGAAGTTAGCAATAATGTGATTGACCATTATACAGCACTGGGCGTTCCGTTTGCACGTGAATATGGTGGTTTGCTTGATAATCGTTCTTTTGGCGGAGTACAGGTGTCAAGAACATTTTATGCCAAAGGTCAAACAGGTCAGCAATGTTTATTAGGCTCATATTCTTCTCTTTCAAGACAAGTCAGTACAGGCAAAGTTACTATGTATGACCGCCATGAAATGTTAGACCTTGTAATTATTGACGGAAAAGCACGTGGTATAATAACAAGGAATCTTATTACCGGAGAAATCGGTCGTCATTCTGCTCATGCTGTTGTACTTGCAACAGGTGGTTATGGAACTGTTTATTATCTTTCAACTCTTGCGGTAAACTCAAATGCAACAGCAGCATGGAGAGCACATAAAAAAGGTGCTTTTTTTGGAAATCCGAGTTTTGTGCAGATACATCCGACAAGTATTCCTGTCCTGAACGAATATCAGTCAAAGTTGACCTTGATGTCGGAATCATTAAGAAACGATGGAAGAATATGGGTGCCAAAGAAAGAAAATGACAAAAGACCAGCAAATGAAATTCCGGAAGAAGAAAGAGATTACTATTTGGAAAGAAGATATCCCGCATTTGGAAACTTAGTGCCAAGAGATGTTGCATCAAGAGCAGCAAAAGAAAGATGTGATGCAGGTTACGGTGTTGGTGATACCGGACTTTCGGTTTTTCTTGATTTTAAAGATGCAATAAATAAACAAGGCAAAGCAGCTATTGAAAATAAATATGGTAACCTTTTCGAGATGTATGAAAAAATTACCGGCATTAATCCTTATGAACGACCTATGAGGATTTATCCTGCAGGGCATTATACAATGGGCGGACTTTGGGTAGATTATAATTTGATGACCACAGTTCCCGGACTTTATGCAATTGGCGAAGCAAATTTCTCAGACCACGGTGCAAACCGTCTTGGAGCCAGTTCATTGATGCAATGTGCAGGAGATGGTTATTTTATTGTCCCTTATACAATTGGAGATTATCTTGCTGATGAAATCAGAACTCCAAAAATATCAACCGAGCTGCCTGAATTTGAAGAAGTTGAAAAAACGGCAAAAGAAAAAATAAACAAACTATTATCTGTAAACGGGACAAAAAATGCAGGTTCATTTCATAAAAGGCTCGGAAATATTATGTGGAATTATTGTGGTATGTCAAGAAATGAAGAAGGATTGAAAAAAGCATTGGTTGAAATAGACGAACTGGAAAAAGAGTTCTGGAAAGATGTTAAAGTTTCGGGAACAAACGATGAACTTAACCAGGAACTTGAAAAAGCAGGAAGGGTAGCTGAGTTTTTTGAAATAGCAAAACTAATGTGTAGCGATGCTATTAACAGAAAAGAATCGTGTGGTGCACATTTCAGAGAAGAAAGCCAAACTCCAGGAGGTGAAGCACAACGAATAGACGAAAAATATTCTTATGTTGCTGCTTGGGAATATAAAGGAAAAGATAAACCCTATCAACTTCACAAAGAAGAACTAAAATTTGAATTTGTTGAAGTAAAAGTACGAAGCTATAAATAATGGCTATGATATAAAAAAATGTGGAAAAATGTTCGTTCTTATTTGTAAATAATATTAGAATATTGGAATACCTGCCTGCCGGTAGGCAGGATGGAGTGTTGGAAAGAAATATGATGCTTCCATTTTCTAATTTTCCTTGTCTGTCGATAGGCTGGCATGGATGTTACATGGGAACGGCTTTAGTCCCATATACGCTAACAAAAAAAAAGAAATTGCCTGAAAGGCAATAATGTAATAGCCCAGTCCAACGGTCTGGGTAACAAAAAGTGAATTACGTCAAGCCCTGAAAGGGTGGCATGTTCAAATATATAACCGATATATAAGTTAGCATATATGAGCTTTAGCGAGTAATTGAAAAACTAAAGTTGAGACAAAAAACAAGCTTTTAATTAATTGTATATTAGGAAATTATAAAATTATAGACACATGAAAATTACACTAAAAATATGGAGACAAAAAAATGCCAAAGCAAAAGGTAAATTTGTCGAATATAAATTAGATGATGCTTCTCCTGAAATGTCATTCCCCGAAATGTTAGACGCATTAAACAAAAAACTTGTTGAATCCGGTGATGAGCCGGTTGCTTTCGACCATGACTGCCGCGAAGGTATTTGTGGCTGCTGTAGCCTTTTTATAAACGGAAGACCACATGGTCCCGGACAAAAAACCACTACATGCGAATTACATTTAAGAGAGTTTAAAGACGGTGAAACAATCACAATTGAACCATGGAGATCAGGAGCTTTTCCTGTTATAAAAGACCTTATTATTGACAGAAAAGCATTCGACAAAATTATTGAAGCCGGCGGTTTTATTTCTGTTAATGCAGGCTCAGCATCAGAAGCTAATTCAATACCTGTTGTTAAGAAAAATGCTGACAGAGCTTTCGACACAGCTTCGTGTATTGGTTGTGGTGCTTGTGTTGCTGCATGTAAAAATTCATCTGCAATGCTTTTTGTATCTGCAAAAGTTACCCAGTTTGCTATGTATCCACAAGGAAAAATTGAAGCCCCACAAAGGGCGAAAGCTATGCTTGCAAAAATGGACGAACTTGGTTTTGGCAGTTGTACAAATACCGGAGCTTGCGAAGCAGAATGCCCCAAAGGAATTTCAATTGAGAATA from Bacteroidales bacterium encodes the following:
- a CDS encoding fumarate reductase/succinate dehydrogenase flavoprotein subunit, whose amino-acid sequence is MSILNSKIPDGPLSEKWTKHKNTIKLVNPANKKKLDIIVVGTGLAGASAAASLGELGYNVKVFCYQDSSRRAHSVAAQGGINAAKNYKNDGDSVYRLFYDMIKGGDYRAREANVYRAAEVSNNVIDHYTALGVPFAREYGGLLDNRSFGGVQVSRTFYAKGQTGQQCLLGSYSSLSRQVSTGKVTMYDRHEMLDLVIIDGKARGIITRNLITGEIGRHSAHAVVLATGGYGTVYYLSTLAVNSNATAAWRAHKKGAFFGNPSFVQIHPTSIPVLNEYQSKLTLMSESLRNDGRIWVPKKENDKRPANEIPEEERDYYLERRYPAFGNLVPRDVASRAAKERCDAGYGVGDTGLSVFLDFKDAINKQGKAAIENKYGNLFEMYEKITGINPYERPMRIYPAGHYTMGGLWVDYNLMTTVPGLYAIGEANFSDHGANRLGASSLMQCAGDGYFIVPYTIGDYLADEIRTPKISTELPEFEEVEKTAKEKINKLLSVNGTKNAGSFHKRLGNIMWNYCGMSRNEEGLKKALVEIDELEKEFWKDVKVSGTNDELNQELEKAGRVAEFFEIAKLMCSDAINRKESCGAHFREESQTPGGEAQRIDEKYSYVAAWEYKGKDKPYQLHKEELKFEFVEVKVRSYK
- a CDS encoding succinate dehydrogenase/fumarate reductase iron-sulfur subunit; translated protein: MKITLKIWRQKNAKAKGKFVEYKLDDASPEMSFPEMLDALNKKLVESGDEPVAFDHDCREGICGCCSLFINGRPHGPGQKTTTCELHLREFKDGETITIEPWRSGAFPVIKDLIIDRKAFDKIIEAGGFISVNAGSASEANSIPVVKKNADRAFDTASCIGCGACVAACKNSSAMLFVSAKVTQFAMYPQGKIEAPQRAKAMLAKMDELGFGSCTNTGACEAECPKGISIENIAKLNREFLCANITES